The following are encoded in a window of Pseudomonadota bacterium genomic DNA:
- a CDS encoding vitamin K epoxide reductase family protein translates to MSGFVGVHYLAYASVFVLGTVCLLCLGTYAAIAVLLLISASERSRVGSLPDSAARDIQTLARTPAALVATLAFAGAADLVITLFPREAVSALPACSKRR, encoded by the coding sequence GTGTCGGGCTTCGTGGGGGTGCACTATCTCGCGTACGCGTCGGTCTTCGTGCTCGGGACGGTGTGCCTGCTCTGTCTTGGCACCTACGCGGCGATTGCCGTGCTCTTACTGATTTCTGCCTCCGAACGATCCCGCGTGGGCAGCCTGCCTGACAGCGCGGCTCGCGACATCCAGACGCTGGCTCGGACGCCGGCCGCTTTGGTGGCGACGCTCGCATTCGCCGGTGCCGCCGATCTCGTCATCACGCTATTTCCGCGCGAGGCCGTCTCAGCGCTGCCGGCGTGCTCGAAGCGCCGATAA